From the Lathyrus oleraceus cultivar Zhongwan6 chromosome 4, CAAS_Psat_ZW6_1.0, whole genome shotgun sequence genome, one window contains:
- the LOC127075124 gene encoding uncharacterized protein LOC127075124, with product MSMRIKAVVDKFVVELKEALNADIQDRIMKDREMQSYIQEREREVAEREAAWKADLSRREAEVARQEARLKMEKENLEKEKSVLMGTASNQDNQDGALEITVNGEKYRCLRFAKAKK from the exons ATGTCTATGCGGATAAAGGCCGTGGTGGATAAATTCGTTGTGGAGTTGAAAGAAGCATTGAATGCTGATATTCAGGATAGGATCATGAAGGACAGAGAGATGCAAAGTTACATCCAAGAGCGTGAACGTGAGGTTGCTGAGCGTGAAGCTGCTTGGAAGGCCGATCTTTCTCGTCGCGAG GCTGAGGTCGCCCGACAGGAAGCAAGGTTAAAGATGGAGAAAGAAAATCTCGAGAAAGAGAAAAGCGTCTTAATGGGAACTGCATCAAATCAAGATAATCAAGACGGAGCTCTTGAAATTACAGTAAACGGTGAAAAATACCGCTGTCTCAGATTCGCCAAGGCAAAAAAATAA
- the LOC127075122 gene encoding gluconokinase translates to MVSRNGAVIVIMGVSGAGKTTIGQKLEKEINYKYLDADDFHSQSNKDKMSVGIPLTDEDRMPWLESLRVAIEEYIINKKGLVLGCSALKKQYREILRSGDPDYTLEGYTSAVNFILLDVPAEVLIARVDKRAAEGKHYMPASLLQSQLDLLKIDESEGILRVDATLSPESIVDTIKEMHPFQGCFQS, encoded by the exons ATGGTTTCAAGAAACG GTGCGGTTATCGTCATCATGGGTGTCAGCGGAGCCGGAAAAAC CACAATTGGACAAAAGCTGGAAAAAGAGATTAACTATAAATATCTTGACGCTGATGATTTTCATTCTCAATCAAACAAAG ACAAAATGAGCGTGGGAATCCCGCTTACAGATGAAGACAGAATGCCATGGCTTGAATCACTGAGAGTTGCCATTGAAGAATACATAATTAACAAAAAGGGTTTGGTTCTTGGCTGCTCTGCTTTGAAGAAGCAATATAGAGAAATACTTAGATCAGGTGATCCTGATTATACATTGGAGGGTTATACAAGTGCTGTGAATTTCATTCTATTGGATGTTCCTGCGGAAGTGCTGATTGCTCGAGTCGATAAGAGGGCTGCAGAAGGAAAACATTATATGCCTGCATCTCTTCTGCAATCTCAGTTAGATTTGCTCAAGATTGATGAGTCTGAGGGAATACTTAGGGTTGATGCTACTTTAAGTCCTGAATCCATTGTTGACACCATTAAAGAAATGCACCCTTTTCAGGGCTGTTTTCAATCATGA